A stretch of the Nicotiana tabacum cultivar K326 chromosome 6, ASM71507v2, whole genome shotgun sequence genome encodes the following:
- the LOC107793633 gene encoding pentatricopeptide repeat-containing protein At1g51965, mitochondrial-like — MERSGISGNISTVNLLIGIFGDGQQGNGLNELTRCLELVKKWDLRLNCYSYKCMLQAYIRLSNSDKALEVYQEMRRRGYRLDIFAYNMLLDALARDQKVDQAYKVFEDMKKWHCEPDEYTYTILIRMTGKLGKPGESLSFFQEMLSKGISPNLMAYNTMIEALAKGRMVDKTIFVFSKMVGNSCRPNEFTYSIILNVLAAEGQLGRLDEVVEISKRYMNKPIYAYLVRTLSKLGHANEAHRLFCNMWSFHDGGDRDAFLSMLESLCNSKKVTEAIDLLNKMNEKGVKTDTFMYNTVCAAIGKLKQISHLHDLYEKMKLDGPSPDIFTYNILISSFGRAGQVEEALKIFEELENSNCKPDIVSYNSLINCLGKNGDIDEAHVKFIEMQEKGLNPDVVTYSTLIECFGKTEKVEMAYRLFDEMLAAGCYPNIVTYNILLDCLERSGRTSEAVSLYAKLKEQGLTADSITYTILERLQSGSHRTTRVRRQHPITGWVVSPLR, encoded by the exons ATGGAACGGTCTGGTATAAGTGGAAACATCTCCACCGTTAATCTTCTCATTGGAATATTCGGAGACGGCCAACAAGGGAATGGACTTAATGAGCTGACCAGGTGTTTGGAGTTGGTTAAAAAATGGGATTTGAGGTTGAATTGTTACAGTTATAAGTGTATGTTACAAGCTTATATTAGATTGAGCAATTCAGATAAGGCTTTAGAAGTTTACCAAGAAATGAGGAGGCGTGGCTATAGATTGGATATATTTGCGTACAACATGCTTCTTGATGCTCTTGCTAGGGACCAAAAG GTTGATCAGGCCTACAAGGTTTTTGAGGACATGAAGAAGTGGCACTGCGAACCAGATGAATATACATATACCATTCTGATCAGAATGACTGGGAAATTAGGGAAGCCTGGCGAATCACTGTCTTTCTTTCAGGAAATGCTGTCGAAGGGCATATCACCGAATTTAATGGCTTATAATACTATGATCGAAGCTCTTGCCAAAGGCCGAATGGTTGATAAGACTATCTTTGTCTTCTCTAAGATGGTGGGGAATAGTTGCCGTCCAAATGAATTTACCTACAGTATTATTTTAAATGTATTGGCTGCAGAAGGGCAACTTGGAAGACTTGATGAAGTTGTGGAAATATCTAAGAGATACATGAATAAACCAATATATGCATATCTTGTTAGAACATTGAGTAAACTAGGCCATGCAAACGAAGCTCACAGGCTCTTTTGCAATATGTGGAGCTTCCATGATGGAGGAGATCGTGATGCTTTCTTATCCATGTTAGAGAGCTTATGCAACAGTAAGAAAGTAACTGAGGCTATTGACTTGCTGAATAAGATGAATGAAAAGGGAGTAAAAACAGATACCTTCATGTATAATACTGTGTGCGCTGCTATTGGGAAATTAAAGCAGATTTCTCATCTTCATGATCTCTATGAGAAGATGAAACTGGATGGCCCTTCACCAGACATATTTACTTATAACATTTTGATCTCTAGCTTTGGTAGAGCAGGACAGGTTGAGGAAGCTCTCAAGATTTTTGAAGAACTTGAGAATAGCAATTGTAAACCTGATATTGTCTCCTATAACTCCTTAATAAATTGTCTGGGGAAGAATGGTGACATTGATGAAGCGCACGTGAAATTCATTGAGATGCAGGAAAAGGGCTTGAATCCTGATGTTGTAACATATAGTACTCTCATTGAATGCTTTGGGAAGACAGAAAAAGTTGAGATGGCATATCGCCTCTTTGATGAAATGCTTGCAGCTGGTTGTTATCCTAACATAGTGACATACAATATCCTACTTGACTGTCTGGAGAGAAGTGGGAGAACTTCAGAAGCTGTTAGTTTATATGCAAAATTGAAAGAACAGGGTTTGACAGCTGATTCAATCACATATACCATCCTTGAACGTTTACAAAGTGGTTCACATAGAACAACTAGAGTTCGCAGACAACATCCAATCACCGGTTGGGTGGTTAGCCCATTAAGGTGA